A region of the Paenibacillus sp. J23TS9 genome:
AGAAGCAACAAAAAAGAAGCTGTTAGTCATTCACTATATCATGCCGGATTCCTGCTGTCATTTAAAAAAAAGAGTGGACAGATGGACGAAAATAAGGACAATGACAGATAACCGGAATCTGAAATTACATACGGAATTAGCCCTAAATAATCCATGGAAACAGAAAGGTTGATTCAGCGTGCTGAGAAAAATGAACAGGTTCAACACCCTCCGAAATCAAATGCTCCTTGGGTTTCTTTTTGTCATGCTGATTATCTTGTTCGTGGTCGGTATCGTCAACTTTGATTCGGTCTCCAGACTGCTCAAAAACAATGCGGAAAAACATATCCAGCAAACCGCTATCCAAGCTAACGGCAGACTTGAGGCAATACTGAACCAGATTGATTCTCTAACGATGCAAGTTGCCACAAATCAGTATGTACAGCAGATTTTGCTGAATGAGCTGGGCGGAAAGCAGGCCACTTTCTCTGAGCGCCAAGCACTGTTAACCAGTATCAAAATCGTGCAAACCTACGCCGAGGGCGTCAATTCCGTCGAGCTCTACAGCAGCAGCAACCGTCGCCTCTTTCCCCTTGATGAGGGCGATCTCAACAGTAAAGTCAGTCAAAAATGGATACAAAGCGCCAAAGAAGAAAAAGGCCGAATCGTATGGATCGGCATCGATCCCTTAGATCCGGAATCCGTACTGGCCATTCGGAGCGTCAGCCTCATGGACCAGTGGTTCAGGCCGGGCGGATATCTGCTCATCCGGATGAAGCGGGAGGTATTTAAAATCAACGAATCGCTCTCGGGAGAGAACGGTCGTGAAACCATGCTTGTGGTTGACCGAAACTACAGCCTGATTGCAGCCAATGATGACCAGTTCACACCATCCGAGATCAAGCCTCTGATTGAAGCCGATGAGCCGGTAGTGTTGATTGATAAGAATAAATATATGCTGGTTAAGCAGCAATCCGCAGTCACCGGCTGGACGCTATTGATTCTTACGCCTATTCGTACCATTACCAGCGGAATCTCGGTTTTGCGTACGGCGATTTTCGTCTCTGCCGGTATCGGAACGCTGCTCTTTATCCTGCTATCTTTTCTGCTGTCCACCATCATTACCCGCCCTGTCTTCAAACTGATCAAGACGATGCGAAGTGCGAGGCTTGGCGGCCTGAAGCCGACAACCCAAATATCCTCAACCATTGAGATTAACGAGTTGAACCACTCGTACAATCAAATGGTTGAACATATGAACGAGCTGATTGAACTGGTCTATGAAAAAGAAATTATACAAAGCCGAACCGAACTCAAGGCACTTCAAGCGCAAATCCATCCTCATTTTCTGTTTAATACACTGGAAGCATTGTACTGGTCTCTGCAGGAGAAGCAGGAGGAGGAACTAGCCGAATATGTGGTGGCGATGGCTGATCTGTTCCGGTATACCATCACGGGACCTAACAAAGAGGAATGGGTTACGCTCGGGGATGAACTTGAGCATATCGAACGTTATCTGCTGATTATGAAAATGAGGCTTGGTGAACGTATGACATGGTCGATCTCTTCCCCGCCTGCCTTTTCGTCGGTCCCCATGCCCAAGCTGCTGATTCAGCCCCTAGTCGAGAACGCCGTACTCCATGGGGTCGAAAGCAGGATCGGACCGGGAGACATATCCATTAACGTCGTGCTTTCCGAGGATGCCAAGCATTTGGTGGTCACGGTAGCTGACAATGGAAAAGGCATGGACGAAGACATGTTGAACCGAATTGTCACTGCGCTCAGTACAGGAAAGATGCCCTCCACCAAGGGGTCCGGCCTGGGCATTTTTAATGTTCAGCAGCGGATCAGGCTGTACTACGGCAGAACCGGGCGGGAGCATCCCGGTTTAACCATCCATAGCGGGCATAACGAGGGGACAAATATCAGTCTTATCATTCCAATCCAGATGGGAGAGTTTCATGTTGTTTAAATCCAAAACGATATTAATCGTTGATGATGAGCCCCGTACAAGACAGGGATTAAAAACGATGCTGGATGCCTGGAGCGGTGGATGCTGTGAGATCAGAACGGCGGATAATGGCAGGGATGCCCTGCAGATGCTGAACCAAGAACCGGTCCATCTGCTCATAACGGATATCCGGATGCCGGAGATCAGCGGACTGAATCTGGTGCAGCTGCTCCAAGCTACGTCTCTGGTTACGAAACCGTCCGTGATTCTCATTTCGGGATATGCCGAATTCGATTATGCACATCAAGCCATTCAACTGGGAGTCGTCAATTACCTGCTCAAGCCCATCCGCAAGGACAAGCTGATTGACGCTGTGGAAATAGCACTCGGGGCACATGAGGAACGCACGCGGATTACTAAGATGCAGCGGATCGTCGATAGCAAGCTGGTTCAAGTGACGGAAGATCTGGATACCCGGAGCGAACCGGTCAAGGAAGCCATCCGCTATGTGGAAGAACATTTGAATCAGGGCTTCGGTCTCCGCGAGATAGCCGATCATGTGTATTTGAATCCCAGCTATTTCAGCGTGCTGTTCAAAGAACAGATGCAGATGACATTTATTGAGTATGTGACCCGTATGAGGGTTCAAAAAGCCAAGGAGCTGCTACTGCAAACCCGGCTGCCTGTCGTCGAAATTGCCGAGCGTGTCGGCTACCAGACGACCAAATATTTCAACAAGGTCTTTAAGGAATATGAAGGGCACAGTCCGGGTCTATACCGTAAAAATAATTACCAAACACCCAAATAAAGTGGAATAATACCTAAACGCTGTACCCTTATGTCTCTATGCAAGGGGGTGCTACACTTGTTCCAGAGAGAGAAAGCGCATACATCTCTCGCGATGATGAGAAGGGGGAACGGCCCGAATGAAAAGAAAAGCGTTTTCTGCATCCATGCTTCTGCTCGCATTGACGCTGGTGCTGGCCGCTTGTGGCGGTGGAAGTAAAAGCACGACTGAAGTAACAAACAGCACCGCTTCCGGTGATGTAAGCAGCAAAGCATCGTCTGGTGAAAAGGTAACGATCAAAATGATGCATCTATGGCCGGATGGCAGCAACTCCGCGCAAAACAAATTGGTCAAACAAATTATCGGAGAATATGAGCAGGCCAATCCGAACGTGAAAATTGATACCGAAGTTCTCGAGAACGAGCAGTACAAAAATAAAATCAAAGTACTCTCCGCATCTAATAGCCTGCCGGATGTCGGATTTACCTGGGCTGCCGGATTTCTTGAACCTTATGTCAAAGGCAATATGTTCGCCCCGCTCGATGATCTGCTGCAGGGCGACCTGAAGGATAAATTCGTATCCGGAACGACAGAAGCTTATGCCGTTGACGGTAAAACGTATGCGCTTCCCGTGGAGCTCAATATCGTACCGGTCTATTACAACAAGGAAATTTTTGCAAAATACAACCTGAAAACGCCTCAGACCTATGAGGAGTTCAAAAACATCATCAAGACGCTGAACGACAACAAAGTGACGCCGATTGCTCTCGGCTCCAAAGATGCGTGGACCGGCTCTTTCTGGTACATGTACCTGGCAGACCGGATTGGCGGACCGGATGTACAGGATCAAGCCGTAGCGAGCAGTACATTCAGCGATCCCAGCCTGATCCAGGCAGCCAAAGAAGCTCAGGATCTGGTAAAAAGCAATGCCTTTGTTAAAGGCTTCAACGGTTTGTCAAATGATGAGGCCAAGTCCGAATTCATGAACGAAAAAGCGGCAATGTACGCCATGGGTACCTGGGAAGTGCCAAACTATACGACCAACCCGGATATTCCGCAGGAGTTCAAGGATAAAATCGGCTTCTTCAAATTCCCTGCGTATGATGGCGGAAAAGGCAATATCAATGATTGGGTAGGTGGCGTTGGCGTTGGATTATTCGTATCCGAGAACTCCAAAGTGAAGGAAGATGCCAAGAAATTCGTCAGCTTCTTCGTGAAAAGATGGGGTGAATTGTCGGTGACCGATGCCGGCATTATTCCTGGAACCAAGGTCGATACCTCCAGTGTCAAATTACCGCAAATGTTCATTGATGTGCTGAACGAACTCAACAATGCCAATAAAGTCATTCTTTATCTGGACGTTCAAATGAAGCCCGTTGCTTCTGAAGAACATCACAACCTGGTTCAGGCTCTGCTTGGGAATGCCGTCACACCGGAAGAGTTCGCCAAGAAACAGGAAGACGTGCTCAAGGCCGGAAAATAAAAGCAGCGGCAGTAGAGCCAAAGGACGGACCTCGGTCCTGTCCTTTGGCTCTATCCGCTAAGTGAGGAGGCAACGCCTTATGGATAAAGTCATGTCCCACAAAGGAATCATCGCCCTATATGTGCTGCCGTCCCTGCTTCTCATTCTCGCCATCATCTATTTTCCAATCCTGTTAACTGGATATTATGGCCTGATGAAATGGGATGGCGTCAGCAGCATGTCGTTCATTGGGCTGGAGAATTACGCCGCCTTGATGAAAGACGAGGCTTTTTGGAACAGCGTATATCATTCCTTTTTATTCGCATTGCTATCAACCTTGAGCCTCGCTGTTTATATGCTGGTTGCGCTAATGCTCGCAGGCAATATCAAAGGTGCAGGCTTGCTCCGGAAAATATATTTGATACCCATGCTGCTCTCTTCTGTCGCTATCGCACAGCTATGGCTAAAAATCTATCATCCGACCAACGGAATACTGAACTCCTTTCTCATTTCGATGGGCGTTGAAGACCCGCCTGCCTGGCTATCCGATCCCAAGCTGGTATTAGCCGCATTATTTATTCCGATTCTTTGGCAGTATGCGGGCTTTTACATTTTGATCTATTACGCCGCCCTGAAGAACATTCCAGCCTCTCTAGTGGAAGCAGCCCGTATTGATGGGGCAAATCCATGGCAGATTGCGCTTCGTATCAAGCTGCCGCTCATTTCAGAGGTTGTTAAAGTCACGATCGTGTTAGCTGTTGTCGGATCGCTGAAATACTTCGACCTGATCTATGTTATGACGGACGGAGGGCCCAATGGATCTAGTGAGGTTATGGCATCCTATATGTATCATAAAGCTTTCCGGGGCTTTGATTTTGGATATGGAAGCGCCATCGGTTTCTTCCTTCTAATCATCTGCATGGTCGCGACATGGGGAATCCGGAAAGCGACGGCCTCCAAAGACACGATCCAATATTCCTAAGACAAGGAGGTGCATCGTATGAAAACCGTAAACCAAGCCGTCCTAAGTACTGGCATTCCGTCTCCGTTCCGGATAGCCAGCTCCAGAATCGGCTACGGTCTCCTTTATTTCATCCTGATTTTCGCTGCCGTGATTCAAATTTTGCCGCTCATTTGGCTGCTTCTCTTCTCGCTGAAGAGCAACCAGGAAGTATTCAATCTCCCTCCATTCGCCCTGCCGAGTCATCCGAAATGGGTAAACTATGAAAATGTATGGCTGCAGGGGAACATCGGGCGATATTTTATGAACAGCGTCCTCATCACCATGATTTCCGTGATCCTAACCATTCTTTTGGCCAGCTTTGTTACCTTCGCCATTACGAGAATGCGCTGGAAGCTTCAGTCGATGGTTCTTGGATTATTCATGATCGGGATGATGATCCCGGTTCATTCCACATTAATTCCGCTGTTCAGCCTGTTCCAAAAGGTAGGGTTGACGGACTCGCAGCTCAGCCTTATTCTTTCTTATACAGCCTTTAATCTGCCCATCACCATTATGATTCTGCTCGGGTTCTACTACGCCCTGCCGCGTGAGGTAGAGGAGGCCGCCATTATGGATGGCTGCTCCGTGAACCGGATGTTTTTCGGGATTGTGCTGCCGATGACGATTTCGGTTATTGTGACTGCAGCGATCATCAATATGATCTATAACTGGAACGAATTTATTTTCGTCAATACCTTTATCAGCTCCGATCATTTGAAGACACTTACCGTGGGTGTACAGAATTTCGTTGGTCAATACACAACGGATTGGGGTGCCATCGGAGCGACATTAATGATTAGTATTTTGCCGATCCTCATCGTATTCCTGCTGCTCAGTAATCGAATTGTGGAAGGAATCGCTGCCGGATCTGTGAAAGGCTAATAAGGAGATGGACTAGCCATGCCGAGCAAAACAGTAATCAACCGAATTGAGACGGAAGAAAAAGCCGTTGCATTCACTTTTGACGATGGTCCAAATGCAGAGTATACGCCGCAGATCCTGGATGTTTTCCGGGAGTCCGATGCGAAAGCAACCTTTTACATGATCGGTACTCAAATGCAGCACAATCCTGCGCTCGTACGTACGGTCTATCAGGAAGGGCATGAAATTGGGAACCACACCTATTCCCATCCGCATTTAACCGAACTGCATGAACAAGACTGCATGCATGAAGTTGTGAAAACTGAAAATTTGTTATCGGATATCATTGGGATCAAGCCTGCAACCTTCCGGCCTCCATTCTTTGATCACAATGAACAGGTTGACGGTCTGATTACTGGTCTTGGTTACCCGATGATTGGGGCCGTAAATTCAGAAGCGAATGATTGGGATCTGCCGGGTGTTCACCATATATTGGAAAAAACCAGAGCGCAGGTTAGACCTGGCAGTATACTCCTGTTCCATGACGGATTCGGAGATCGCTCGCAGACGGTTGAGGCCGTTCGTATTCTGGTATCCGAGCTGGTGGCTGACGGGTATAGACTTGTTACGGTTAGCGAGCTTTTAGAGCTTGCGGCTGTTTAGCTACAGATAATAAACCCGCACCGCAGCGGTACGGGTTTATTATTCTTGATGCTCATTTATTGTGGTATGGCTGGCAGGTGTCGCAGAATTTTGCAAACGTTTACATTTTTAGTGTCATTGATTTGCGTCGAACCATGCTTAACGTACTCTGCTCCAGTGATATTGGCCTGCTTCCAGGCTGGCTTCAACAAACTGTCTGAATGTCGTCCGATCCTTCTCCGAAGCAAAGGAATCTTTGGGAACAATTAATGATCTGCTGGTCGATAGGAGAATAAGAAACAAATTGGGAGATTCGCGAACCTCGTAGATATCTGTCCAAAGCATTTTCCCCGTTTCCGATTCCGAGGAATAATGAATATCTCTCCCCGTAAATACAAATCGGTAGAGCTGCTTGATTAGTTTATCACTGACGAATGCTTTCATTGATTTCTGACGAATATTCCATCGATTCACAAACCATAAAATAACGCTAACGAGTATATCCAGCAGCACGATGATCACAAATTCAGTTCCTGTCCGCTCTCCGTCGACCAAAAGGACAATCCCAATAAAAACCACAAAGAATATAACAGCCAGCATCACTCTGGATGTTCTCGTGAAAAAAAGATTGAGTTCCTGAACATCCTTGAGTTCCAGGGTGGCTTCAACGATGATTTCATGATCCAAACAGTTCTCCTCCTTTGGTTCAAAAATCCCCCCTCTTCTAAAACAGCATGAATACACAAGAGGTTATGGATCATACGAAGAAGTTTATAGCAAACCTGCGGCAAATATAGCAACCACAGGCTTGCTGCCTTCATTGACGCCTTGCTTAATGCGGAACCTGAGAGCTGAAATCATCCCGGCTGGATTGATTCGCGTTGTAGAAAATAATATCGCCATCCGTTATCTTGAATCGGTTGCCATAAGCATCCTGAATATCACGGCTGAAGCCTTCCATCTTCCACTGATTCATCAATGGTGCATAAATGTACTGCAAATGAGGCCTTTTCAGATCTCCCTGCTGAATGGATTCAATATTGAAATTGACGATGATATAGCCGTTTTGGAGAAAGATAGGTGACTTGCTGTCCAGCCCGCCATGTGTTCGCCCATACTCAGCCACATTCGTTCCTGCTATTACGACAAACGGTTCTGCAGGTAAACTGTATTCGCCATACCACTTTTGAATGGAGACATTCGCTCGTTCCTGATCCACCGATGCCGGTATGCTGCTTGTAAGCCTTAGGAATGTCCTTACCTGCTCCGGAAGAATCAGCAGACTGTAACTGCCGACCGGCGTTTTTTGCTTCGTAAAGACATTCAGATAATTTTGGACGTATTGGGCTTTGCTCAAGCTGCCCGTTTGGCCGTAATGATTGTATTTGTAGCTGGCCGTATCGGCCAATTCTACAGCAGGCACGTTCCGCAAACGGTCGTTTAAAATTACGTAGCGTTGAACCTTATCCTCAGCGGAGCCCATCTTGACGAAATTATTTTTGCTCGTATTGTAGTAAAGGTCCACCGGTACACGAGAATCGCCATTGGCATTTAAGGCTTTGCCATCCTTGCTGACATAAAAAAAGCTTGGCGTGATCCGGATGCCATCCAGTGCCCCGAACATATTGCCTTTCGTTTTAAAATCGAATTTGAAGTGATATCCCGTTTTTACGGATACATTTTTATAGCCCTGCAGCGGATTGCTTCCTGGTCTGATCGGCAGGGTAAATTTTGCCTTGTTCCCTCGGGGATCGCCGTCGATAAGATTTTGGCCTACCCAGTAGGACATGCCTGTCTGATTAGCACTGCCGGATTGTGTGCGGAATACCTTTTCCCAATTGTAGTCGGCAATATCGGTGATATGGAAGTCGTACAGCCGCCCTATGACTTCTACAGGCACCTTCAATTCAGCCGCATGATGCGTTAAATTCGTGTTTGCATTCGTTTGAGAGGTATAACCACTGGGCGCATTTTCAGCAATATTGCGGAATGTAACCTGATAATCCCCTTCGTTTACCCAAACAGGTAAATAAAAGGTTGTATCGAGCTGACCGACTGGGATATCCACCCATGTTTCCTTTGGTATGAACTGTGTCTTGTTGGCGTTGTAGACGTCAAAGGGGAACTGCACCTGCTTGATCCGAAAATACTTTGCGTAATCGCGATTGCCATAACCAGGATAATTGGTATGCTGTCCGCTGGTTGGAATCGACACCGTAAACGGACGTTCCAGAATCAGGGCAGATCGACCCCCATTCGGAAATGTTTTCTGGTTATGTGCCGCGTCATCAGAAACGGTGGAATAGTTCACGATAGGAGTGTGGACCGTCACCGGATTAATGCCTTGGATCGAAAAATCCTGGTCTGTTCCGCCGTTAATATTTCCAGTCATTATGTTATAAAAGATTTGTCCGGTACTTTCCTCTTTGCTTTTATTCGTTTTAGAGCTGCTGATCATATGCCCGGGACTATAAAGTACATTGTCGTTAATAAGCTGCGGAGCAGGTATCTGCGATGGGGTTGGTCCCGTTTCCGGCGTGCGCTGGTTGTTTATGATCTTTAGTCCGTTAAAATCCAGTGAATCATTCTCAACCTCTACCTTGCCAACAGATTGCTCGGCCATCCCCTGAAAGGCTCCTTGTTCATTAGGAACGTTCGGCCTGGACTTGCCTCCATTTAACGTTTGCGACGGCGCTTCCTGATCCTCCGGCGGAGCAGGCGGGTAATATTTACCGTCCTGGCTGGCCTGAAATGCAGGCGGATTATAGCCAGAAGGATTGATGGATATTTCATCCCAGGCATAATTTTTGAGCGTTGCGTGGTTAATATCGTATACTTCCAGATTATCTATTTTCCAGAAAGAATACGGCCGCTGAATGCTGTAGCTATATACTTTTTCGTCTTTATCATGCTGTGGGTCCGGCTCGGTATGTGTTCCTTTCCCATCGGGATTGGTTACTGTTTTTCCAGGATCCCATTCCAGAATATATGTCTTTTTTACATTTACCGTGTAGGTGCATACGCCCTTCATCTGGTTGAACTTGTCCTGGTACAAATATTCCTTCGCTTTCACATTTCCGTACAAGCTTTCGGAAGTCGGAATCCCCTGCAGAACATCAAACTTCTCGCTGCCACGGTTGTCTGCCTTAATCACAGCTGTCACGACCGGATCCATGTATTTACCGCTTATCGATTGAGCAGGCTGCGGTTCAGTACATGATACGTCTCCCGGTTGAGGCTCCGGGTCTGTTGGAGGAACTTCTCCGTCTTCTACTGAAATCAAGATCTTATCGTACAGCGTATACATTCCACTTTCCCACTTTACGGTGATCGTTGCCTTTCCTTTAGCCTTTGCCTTGACCTGTCCGGAATGAGGATCAACGACTTCCACCACCGCTTTGTTATCTGAACTCCATGTGGCTTCAGGACGAGTGGTAACATCAACCGGGGATTTAAATCCGGTATCACTTGGCTCGGAAAACGGCTTGGTTTTCACCGCGGCTGTGAAGTTCTTGGTTTCGCCAATAGCCATTTGGTTGGAGCCGGATAAGCTGATTTCTTTGATTTCTTTGACGGTGCCCTCCCATTCGAAATCAATGGGGACGTTATAGTTAAACTGGTACTTCACTGAGCCGTTAGGTCTTGGCTTGATATGAGTTAAAGCAACTTTGTCTGAAAAGGGCTCTCCGCCTGTGGTGACCGTGAAGATGACGTATCTTTTGTCAGGAGTTATAGTTAATGATCCGTTTGAGTAAAATTTATCGCCTCCGGTTTGAAATTGTGTCGTTTTTGTCAATGCAGATTTAATTGAGTCAAACGGGAACTTTTCAATATTAGCCGGCACGCTATTGTTATCTTCAAATTTCCCTGGTTTATAGTTATAGGAGTCTACCTTCCCTGTCACAGCCCTTTTTTCAGGCACTGGGTTATCATGATTATCCCCAGTGTTTTTAGCCTCTACCTTGGTTCCATCATACTGATCAGCTTGAAAATCACCATCATCCATCTGATACCAGTAAACACCAGGCTTGCCTGTGTTTATAGCATGTACAGGTTTCGTAACTACCTGTCTTTTCTGAAATCCAATTGGGCTAATTTCAGCATCATATGGATATCCAAATGCTTCATTGGAATTAGTTGGTGCGGCAGCGTTAACTGATGGTATATCGGACTGTTCATACTGAATTAACAAGAGAATGAGAGTAAAGGATAGTATTGTTGGTATTATCCTTTTCTTGTTCATATAGTCTGTTCACACCCTCAAATTTTCTATTTTTTATAGACAACACTGATTGATGTCCCATCATTAGCCGTTACTGTAGTAGAGTACCGATCTTTATTTTCTGGTAGAGTTTTGATAAACATACCGGCAGACCACATTCGAATACCCTTTCCTTTATCAAAAAAGTGAGAACCATCATTAGGTGGTGTTTTGTATCCAAATTTTGTAGATACATCACCCTCCACTCTAAATCCAGCTTTAAAATCGTTATCGATTGCCCCTAAATATTTTTGATATGTGAAATTGTCCGCATTAGGAGTTACAGTTTCATCGATTAGCACAAGATAAGTCTTTGGATTAACCATGTATTCTTTATCTACAAACATTTTTCCATACACACTTCCAAGATCGGCCATACTTGAACCAGGAATAAAGATATAATGATGAATCTGAATAGTAGCAATACCATTTCTCAGATTAACATTTTTGCCAAATATTTTTAGAAGTCCACCATCAGTAATTGAAAGCTGCGGAGCTATGGTTTTAACATTCGTACCTGTAAGCCCAACCTCTCTCAGCTCACTTAAATCCTGAAAAGAGCTCGCTGCCTTCTCCTGTGTCCCTTCATAACGCTGTAAAATAACTGCCACTTCCGCCCGAGTTGTCGTCTTACCAGCCCCGAAACTATCATCCGGATATCCGGACATGAGACCGGTCCCAAGAACAACGGATACATACGGATAGTCAGCCTTGTTCAAGCCGCCTTTGTAATACTCCGTAACCGGCACAATCGTCTCCTTCGTATCGGACAGTGCCGTTTTGTAATCCTCATCTTTGGCTGCCAGGCCGGAGGCCATCCATTTCGCCATTTCCACGCGTGTCAAAGCCGTACCTGGCTTAAATCCATTGGAATAATCTCCAGCGTTCAAAAATCCTTTTGCTGCAGCTTCGTTCACTTCTTTTTCGCTCCAATGACCTGCCAAGTCTGAAAAAGAACCC
Encoded here:
- a CDS encoding histidine kinase, with the translated sequence MLRKMNRFNTLRNQMLLGFLFVMLIILFVVGIVNFDSVSRLLKNNAEKHIQQTAIQANGRLEAILNQIDSLTMQVATNQYVQQILLNELGGKQATFSERQALLTSIKIVQTYAEGVNSVELYSSSNRRLFPLDEGDLNSKVSQKWIQSAKEEKGRIVWIGIDPLDPESVLAIRSVSLMDQWFRPGGYLLIRMKREVFKINESLSGENGRETMLVVDRNYSLIAANDDQFTPSEIKPLIEADEPVVLIDKNKYMLVKQQSAVTGWTLLILTPIRTITSGISVLRTAIFVSAGIGTLLFILLSFLLSTIITRPVFKLIKTMRSARLGGLKPTTQISSTIEINELNHSYNQMVEHMNELIELVYEKEIIQSRTELKALQAQIHPHFLFNTLEALYWSLQEKQEEELAEYVVAMADLFRYTITGPNKEEWVTLGDELEHIERYLLIMKMRLGERMTWSISSPPAFSSVPMPKLLIQPLVENAVLHGVESRIGPGDISINVVLSEDAKHLVVTVADNGKGMDEDMLNRIVTALSTGKMPSTKGSGLGIFNVQQRIRLYYGRTGREHPGLTIHSGHNEGTNISLIIPIQMGEFHVV
- a CDS encoding YcxB family protein; protein product: MDHEIIVEATLELKDVQELNLFFTRTSRVMLAVIFFVVFIGIVLLVDGERTGTEFVIIVLLDILVSVILWFVNRWNIRQKSMKAFVSDKLIKQLYRFVFTGRDIHYSSESETGKMLWTDIYEVRESPNLFLILLSTSRSLIVPKDSFASEKDRTTFRQFVEASLEAGQYHWSRVR
- a CDS encoding DUF5704 domain-containing protein; protein product: MNKKRIIPTILSFTLILLLIQYEQSDIPSVNAAAPTNSNEAFGYPYDAEISPIGFQKRQVVTKPVHAINTGKPGVYWYQMDDGDFQADQYDGTKVEAKNTGDNHDNPVPEKRAVTGKVDSYNYKPGKFEDNNSVPANIEKFPFDSIKSALTKTTQFQTGGDKFYSNGSLTITPDKRYVIFTVTTGGEPFSDKVALTHIKPRPNGSVKYQFNYNVPIDFEWEGTVKEIKEISLSGSNQMAIGETKNFTAAVKTKPFSEPSDTGFKSPVDVTTRPEATWSSDNKAVVEVVDPHSGQVKAKAKGKATITVKWESGMYTLYDKILISVEDGEVPPTDPEPQPGDVSCTEPQPAQSISGKYMDPVVTAVIKADNRGSEKFDVLQGIPTSESLYGNVKAKEYLYQDKFNQMKGVCTYTVNVKKTYILEWDPGKTVTNPDGKGTHTEPDPQHDKDEKVYSYSIQRPYSFWKIDNLEVYDINHATLKNYAWDEISINPSGYNPPAFQASQDGKYYPPAPPEDQEAPSQTLNGGKSRPNVPNEQGAFQGMAEQSVGKVEVENDSLDFNGLKIINNQRTPETGPTPSQIPAPQLINDNVLYSPGHMISSSKTNKSKEESTGQIFYNIMTGNINGGTDQDFSIQGINPVTVHTPIVNYSTVSDDAAHNQKTFPNGGRSALILERPFTVSIPTSGQHTNYPGYGNRDYAKYFRIKQVQFPFDVYNANKTQFIPKETWVDIPVGQLDTTFYLPVWVNEGDYQVTFRNIAENAPSGYTSQTNANTNLTHHAAELKVPVEVIGRLYDFHITDIADYNWEKVFRTQSGSANQTGMSYWVGQNLIDGDPRGNKAKFTLPIRPGSNPLQGYKNVSVKTGYHFKFDFKTKGNMFGALDGIRITPSFFYVSKDGKALNANGDSRVPVDLYYNTSKNNFVKMGSAEDKVQRYVILNDRLRNVPAVELADTASYKYNHYGQTGSLSKAQYVQNYLNVFTKQKTPVGSYSLLILPEQVRTFLRLTSSIPASVDQERANVSIQKWYGEYSLPAEPFVVIAGTNVAEYGRTHGGLDSKSPIFLQNGYIIVNFNIESIQQGDLKRPHLQYIYAPLMNQWKMEGFSRDIQDAYGNRFKITDGDIIFYNANQSSRDDFSSQVPH
- a CDS encoding response regulator, which gives rise to MLFKSKTILIVDDEPRTRQGLKTMLDAWSGGCCEIRTADNGRDALQMLNQEPVHLLITDIRMPEISGLNLVQLLQATSLVTKPSVILISGYAEFDYAHQAIQLGVVNYLLKPIRKDKLIDAVEIALGAHEERTRITKMQRIVDSKLVQVTEDLDTRSEPVKEAIRYVEEHLNQGFGLREIADHVYLNPSYFSVLFKEQMQMTFIEYVTRMRVQKAKELLLQTRLPVVEIAERVGYQTTKYFNKVFKEYEGHSPGLYRKNNYQTPK
- a CDS encoding extracellular solute-binding protein, with product MKRKAFSASMLLLALTLVLAACGGGSKSTTEVTNSTASGDVSSKASSGEKVTIKMMHLWPDGSNSAQNKLVKQIIGEYEQANPNVKIDTEVLENEQYKNKIKVLSASNSLPDVGFTWAAGFLEPYVKGNMFAPLDDLLQGDLKDKFVSGTTEAYAVDGKTYALPVELNIVPVYYNKEIFAKYNLKTPQTYEEFKNIIKTLNDNKVTPIALGSKDAWTGSFWYMYLADRIGGPDVQDQAVASSTFSDPSLIQAAKEAQDLVKSNAFVKGFNGLSNDEAKSEFMNEKAAMYAMGTWEVPNYTTNPDIPQEFKDKIGFFKFPAYDGGKGNINDWVGGVGVGLFVSENSKVKEDAKKFVSFFVKRWGELSVTDAGIIPGTKVDTSSVKLPQMFIDVLNELNNANKVILYLDVQMKPVASEEHHNLVQALLGNAVTPEEFAKKQEDVLKAGK
- a CDS encoding polysaccharide deacetylase family protein; its protein translation is MPSKTVINRIETEEKAVAFTFDDGPNAEYTPQILDVFRESDAKATFYMIGTQMQHNPALVRTVYQEGHEIGNHTYSHPHLTELHEQDCMHEVVKTENLLSDIIGIKPATFRPPFFDHNEQVDGLITGLGYPMIGAVNSEANDWDLPGVHHILEKTRAQVRPGSILLFHDGFGDRSQTVEAVRILVSELVADGYRLVTVSELLELAAV
- a CDS encoding carbohydrate ABC transporter permease; translated protein: MKTVNQAVLSTGIPSPFRIASSRIGYGLLYFILIFAAVIQILPLIWLLLFSLKSNQEVFNLPPFALPSHPKWVNYENVWLQGNIGRYFMNSVLITMISVILTILLASFVTFAITRMRWKLQSMVLGLFMIGMMIPVHSTLIPLFSLFQKVGLTDSQLSLILSYTAFNLPITIMILLGFYYALPREVEEAAIMDGCSVNRMFFGIVLPMTISVIVTAAIINMIYNWNEFIFVNTFISSDHLKTLTVGVQNFVGQYTTDWGAIGATLMISILPILIVFLLLSNRIVEGIAAGSVKG
- a CDS encoding carbohydrate ABC transporter permease, whose protein sequence is MDKVMSHKGIIALYVLPSLLLILAIIYFPILLTGYYGLMKWDGVSSMSFIGLENYAALMKDEAFWNSVYHSFLFALLSTLSLAVYMLVALMLAGNIKGAGLLRKIYLIPMLLSSVAIAQLWLKIYHPTNGILNSFLISMGVEDPPAWLSDPKLVLAALFIPILWQYAGFYILIYYAALKNIPASLVEAARIDGANPWQIALRIKLPLISEVVKVTIVLAVVGSLKYFDLIYVMTDGGPNGSSEVMASYMYHKAFRGFDFGYGSAIGFFLLIICMVATWGIRKATASKDTIQYS